The genome window GTAGCACCCGCTACAGATAAATAGCTAGAATCCTTAACCTGTAACCCTCGCCCCCTCTCACTTTTCAAATTTTCAGTCTAAAATGATATGAACCTCGCAAACACAGCCTGAAAGCAAAAGTGGGTGATTGCAATAGTCCTCTTGATATTTCAAAAGCCTCCCTGCCATACTTTAAAAACATATGCATACCCTGTTATTCAGCAAGGTCGGAAGCGTGTTGGCATTGCCTGCAATCTTCCGGCCTCTTTATTTTTTGGGCTATTTCAGGCATTGGGTACAAGATGCAGAAGGCAAGGCAAAAATATAAATTCTCCCCCTGTCCCCATCTGCCCCTCTCCCCAATCTAGAGCTTGTGCTTCTCATTGAAATAGAATGCGACAGCAAGTTTAAGGAATTACTAAGGAATAATTAATAACTTGTTAAATCAGCTCCTTTTGCCCTTCTCTCAATCTTCTGTTTTCAGAAATTCCGATACCGAGACAGACTTCGGGAGACTCTCCAGATCTTGAATTTCGCTTTCGTGGGCAAAAAACTCGACTTCTTTGTCGTCAATCTGGATCTGATAGCTCGCGGTAGCTGTCACAACCCGTCGCTTTTTTTTATCTTCTATTAAAACCCAACACACGACAGGTCTTACCCATCTCTCAACGTGCTGGCTTTGCTTTGTACTCCCAAAGGCATACCAGCCTTTAGCTTCAATAATTTGAAGCACTTTAAAATCGTTATTTGCCATATATCTCTATCGCGTTAACTTCAGTATTTTTCTTAGATAGAACGGCTAGCTTGCTAAGCATGGCAATGGTTTGACCATTCCAAGCGGCACTTGATAACCTGATTTTTAGTCAGGAAAACCGGGTTGACATGGCCTTGTCTGCGTTGTTGCCTGCTAAATTTGGTGCAATCTTTTTGTACTCTCCCACAATTACCGTAAAGTATCTATACCGCATCCTCAAAAAATATTCTCGCATTAGCCTCAACAGCAGCAAACTAGACGTTAGCTAGCTGCATCTAAGTGGATGCAAACTGCTTCTAACGCCTGGTTGGTGAGAGCGATCGGCATACAATCCTGTTAAGAGTTTTTGCTGCAATCAACTATCATCTTTACCCGATGGGGTAAAACTTAACTAGAGGTTGCCGCTTTCAATTCTAAGCCTCGGCGCGCCTAATTCCTAATTAATTGTATGGTGTAGTTGATAATTGCCAAAGCGTCGATCGCGCTCAACAGCCATGTCTAACTCTTCGATTACCATCACCGTTAAACTGTTCGCCGCCTTCGGTGAAGCCTACGGCGTTTCGGAACTTACATTAGAACTTCCTCCCGAAACCCCAGTGTCTCAAGTGCTCGAAAGCTCGATCGCCCAATATCCTCAATTAGAACAATGGCGCGATCGCACCCGCTTCGGGCTCAACCTGGAATTCGTCTCCCCCGACACCATCCTCCAAGACGGGGACGAAGTTGTCCTCATCCCCCCCGTCAGCGGCGGCTAGGCTGAGTTGGTTAATCAAAAATTCGAGGTTTTGTAGTTGTGTTCGA of Oscillatoria nigro-viridis PCC 7112 contains these proteins:
- a CDS encoding MoaD/ThiS family protein translates to MSNSSITITVKLFAAFGEAYGVSELTLELPPETPVSQVLESSIAQYPQLEQWRDRTRFGLNLEFVSPDTILQDGDEVVLIPPVSGG